One genomic segment of Porphyromonadaceae bacterium W3.11 includes these proteins:
- a CDS encoding mechanosensitive ion channel, with translation MEQLTNFINSELGVKLVKLTITLFIILIILFFTKKAIPKYVRNTNSRYKARKFTNLIGFILIAFAVLIIFSQQLNGFTVFIGVAGAGIAFALQELIASMAGFIVIHTANFYNVGDRVMVGGIKGDVIDIGLLRTSLMEIGDWVDGDLYNGRMTRVANSFIFKEPVFNYSGDFPFLWDELKIPIKTDSDFEYAREVFLDILNEINSEYAKEAKSHWNKMTEKLMIEEAKVEPFISMQFDQNWITFILRYVVDYKSRRSTKDKISTRILKAIQNSNGRIEVASSAFEITEFPSQSMSRN, from the coding sequence ATGGAGCAACTAACAAACTTTATAAATAGTGAACTGGGGGTAAAGCTAGTAAAACTTACCATTACCCTATTTATCATCCTGATCATACTTTTTTTCACTAAAAAAGCTATTCCTAAGTACGTTAGAAATACCAATTCTAGATATAAAGCAAGGAAATTCACTAACCTGATTGGCTTTATCCTCATTGCCTTTGCGGTCTTAATAATCTTCAGCCAGCAACTAAATGGATTCACTGTCTTCATCGGTGTAGCTGGTGCTGGTATTGCCTTTGCACTTCAAGAGTTGATAGCGAGCATGGCAGGCTTTATTGTCATCCATACAGCCAACTTTTACAATGTAGGAGATAGAGTCATGGTCGGGGGAATCAAAGGGGATGTCATTGATATAGGTCTATTAAGAACCTCTCTTATGGAAATTGGTGACTGGGTGGATGGTGACCTCTATAATGGCCGCATGACGAGGGTAGCAAATAGTTTTATTTTCAAAGAGCCCGTATTCAATTACTCTGGAGATTTTCCATTTCTATGGGATGAACTAAAAATTCCCATCAAAACAGATAGTGACTTTGAATATGCGAGAGAAGTTTTCCTTGATATTTTAAATGAAATCAATAGCGAATATGCTAAAGAAGCAAAGTCTCATTGGAATAAAATGACGGAAAAACTAATGATAGAGGAGGCTAAGGTAGAGCCATTCATTAGTATGCAGTTTGATCAAAACTGGATTACATTTATATTAAGATACGTTGTGGACTACAAGTCTCGCCGAAGTACGAAGGATAAAATATCAACTAGAATACTGAAAGCTATTCAAAACTCCAATGGACGAATTGAAGTCGCCTCATCAGCTTTCGAAATTACAGAATTTCCCAGCCAGTCGATGTCTAGAAATTGA
- a CDS encoding HAD family phosphatase: MFFITQHTEEKINHNQPNEIRSLDQLASELRQYVSLARITPTVIRVTNSSYSSTKLVALDLDGTLTSVEYMNRLAEFTNNSHILKSLTNSAIEGKVQWGQNFIERVKLLKGLPVEIANDVANEIPLATGAKEFIDDLKNRGISIIIITGAYQGLAEAISKKLQIDEIYSSQFEIKNDLFTGKIKTPFLTPENKAKKLMEIISRKGFSPIECTAIGDSYNDIPMLSSAGQALIYHAIQKAPLPLTFLTQFI, translated from the coding sequence ATGTTCTTCATCACTCAGCATACAGAGGAAAAGATTAATCACAATCAACCTAATGAGATCAGGAGCCTTGATCAATTGGCATCTGAATTAAGACAATATGTAAGTTTAGCTAGGATCACCCCTACTGTAATACGTGTGACCAACTCTAGCTACTCATCTACTAAGTTGGTAGCATTAGACCTTGATGGCACATTGACCTCGGTAGAATACATGAATCGGCTAGCCGAATTCACAAATAATAGCCACATCTTAAAATCACTAACAAACTCTGCTATAGAAGGAAAAGTACAATGGGGCCAAAATTTCATCGAAAGAGTCAAACTCCTAAAGGGACTACCAGTAGAGATTGCTAATGATGTAGCTAATGAGATACCACTTGCCACTGGAGCAAAAGAATTCATTGATGATCTCAAAAATCGTGGAATCTCTATCATCATTATTACAGGGGCATATCAGGGGTTAGCTGAGGCAATCTCAAAGAAATTACAAATAGACGAAATCTATTCTTCACAATTTGAGATTAAAAACGACCTTTTCACTGGAAAGATCAAAACTCCTTTTCTAACTCCAGAAAACAAAGCAAAAAAGTTGATGGAGATCATCTCAAGAAAAGGGTTTTCGCCAATTGAATGTACTGCCATTGGAGACAGCTACAATGACATACCGATGCTATCAAGTGCTGGGCAAGCATTGATCTACCATGCCATCCAAAAAGCTCCACTTCCACTTACATTCCTCACACAGTTTATATAA
- a CDS encoding DUF5715 family protein — translation MSSKKNSIKISHHIINWTPYLTRYIIPLVILAAILAFVAAPKPLPKNPYPMSVMERHSPFRYIGSFNRDFNDLNDIQLESAIRLGIPPADTRETLMNNKNLINISDSKLFKLDNLTHSMPLLIPEAAILLDDISRAFTEALQKDTLPLYQPIITSVTRTNEDVRGLSRGNLNASRNSTHRYGTTFDISWKRFHKMDMNDPRTLDDYELKHLLAIILKELHEQNRCYIKHERKQACFHITAR, via the coding sequence ATGAGTTCAAAAAAGAATAGTATAAAAATATCACACCATATTATCAACTGGACCCCCTATCTTACTCGCTACATCATTCCCCTTGTGATACTAGCGGCTATTTTGGCATTTGTTGCTGCTCCCAAACCATTACCAAAGAATCCCTACCCCATGAGCGTAATGGAGCGTCACTCTCCATTCAGGTATATAGGTAGCTTTAATAGAGACTTCAATGATCTGAATGATATTCAGCTCGAAAGTGCTATTAGACTTGGTATCCCTCCTGCTGACACTAGAGAGACACTTATGAATAATAAGAATCTAATCAATATCTCAGACTCCAAGCTCTTCAAACTAGATAATCTTACTCACTCTATGCCTCTGCTCATACCTGAAGCAGCCATATTACTAGATGATATTTCAAGAGCCTTTACTGAAGCGTTGCAGAAGGATACGCTTCCACTATACCAACCTATCATCACTAGTGTAACGAGGACTAACGAAGATGTTAGAGGACTAAGCCGAGGTAATCTTAACGCCTCCCGAAATAGTACTCATAGGTATGGGACAACATTTGATATCTCTTGGAAGAGGTTTCACAAAATGGACATGAATGATCCACGTACCTTAGATGATTATGAGCTAAAACATCTACTTGCTATAATTCTAAAGGAGTTACATGAACAGAATAGATGTTATATAAAACATGAGCGAAAGCAGGCCTGCTTTCACATAACTGCTAGATAA
- the dapA gene encoding 4-hydroxy-tetrahydrodipicolinate synthase, whose amino-acid sequence MIEQSKQDRLFLRGIGTALVTPFKEDKTVDYETLESLVERQINCGADFLVALGTTAEGPTLSIEEQDEIIRTCVKVNNGRLPLVVGVSFNGTLRAIERLKEMPKDGVDAALVVCPYYNKPSQEGLYQHFKSIAEASPLPILLYNVPARTAVNMLPDTTLRLANDCPNIIGIKEASGIVSQIDLIVKRRPRDFCVLSGDDTITFPLMTMGVDGVISVIGNAFPAEFGEMVHLIQRGDVKGALHIHHLFKELYSLLFVDGNPVGVKCAMAHLGLLKEFLRLPLVPMLSPNREKMLSLMQELCEDEEIKKHLPLCASLSQE is encoded by the coding sequence ATGATAGAACAATCAAAACAGGATCGTCTCTTTCTTCGAGGTATTGGAACGGCATTAGTGACACCATTCAAAGAAGATAAGACGGTTGATTATGAGACTCTTGAGTCCTTAGTTGAGCGGCAAATCAATTGTGGTGCGGATTTTTTAGTCGCCCTAGGAACTACAGCAGAAGGACCTACCTTAAGCATTGAGGAGCAAGATGAAATTATTCGCACTTGTGTGAAGGTTAATAATGGTCGATTACCGCTCGTGGTAGGAGTCTCTTTTAATGGTACATTGAGAGCTATAGAGCGATTGAAGGAAATGCCTAAGGATGGTGTCGATGCGGCCTTGGTTGTATGCCCTTATTATAATAAACCGTCACAGGAGGGTTTGTACCAGCATTTTAAGTCTATTGCAGAAGCATCTCCACTACCGATATTATTATACAATGTCCCAGCTAGAACGGCTGTGAATATGTTACCAGATACGACCTTGCGTTTGGCTAATGATTGCCCTAATATTATAGGTATCAAGGAGGCTAGTGGTATTGTGTCACAGATTGATCTTATTGTGAAACGCCGTCCTCGTGACTTCTGTGTGCTTTCTGGAGATGACACAATCACGTTTCCTTTGATGACAATGGGCGTCGATGGTGTTATTTCTGTCATTGGTAATGCGTTTCCAGCAGAGTTCGGAGAAATGGTTCATTTAATCCAGAGAGGTGATGTTAAAGGTGCTCTTCACATTCATCATCTATTTAAGGAGTTATATTCATTGTTATTTGTTGATGGAAATCCTGTAGGAGTGAAATGTGCAATGGCTCATCTTGGCTTATTGAAAGAGTTTCTACGCTTGCCATTGGTCCCAATGCTTAGTCCTAATAGAGAGAAGATGCTTTCATTAATGCAAGAACTGTGTGAAGACGAGGAGATTAAGAAGCATTTGCCATTATGTGCTTCTTTGTCACAAGAATAA
- a CDS encoding nucleoside permease, with product MGKGNSNLKFRLIIMNFLQFAIWGAWLISLGAYLGGTLNYTGAQIGSFFSTMGIAALFMPTLVGIIADKWVPAERLITICHLISGILLVFAANQTDYTILYTLMLLSVCFYMPTLGLTNSVAFGKMVAAGMDTVKDFPPIRVFGTIGFIVAMWIVDIAGFKMSNIQLYVAAIFSFALALYMLTFKPSPIVKTISSGKRTMMEKLGLQAFSLFKKRHMAIFFIFCFLLGICLQITNTYANDYLTNYFGRIPEYANSFGVKYSGVLISISQISEALCILLIPFFLKRFGIKTVMLISFLAWVIRFGLLGAGNPGDGLWMLVISMLVYGVAFDFFNVSGALYVDKSAPVELRNSAQGVFLMMTNGLGSFFGPLLASRVVDHYNSIGQYPMAWYVFAGYAFVIMVAFYFLFHEKKEVANV from the coding sequence ATGGGAAAAGGCAATAGTAACTTAAAATTTAGACTAATCATCATGAATTTCCTCCAGTTTGCCATCTGGGGGGCATGGCTGATTTCATTGGGGGCTTACTTGGGTGGAACACTTAATTATACAGGGGCTCAGATAGGATCATTCTTTTCGACAATGGGAATAGCGGCACTCTTTATGCCTACATTAGTAGGAATTATTGCGGACAAGTGGGTGCCGGCTGAGCGATTGATCACGATATGTCATCTTATTTCTGGTATTCTTCTTGTCTTTGCTGCTAATCAAACGGACTATACCATTCTTTATACCTTGATGTTATTGAGTGTTTGTTTTTATATGCCCACTCTGGGGCTGACTAATTCAGTGGCATTTGGTAAGATGGTTGCTGCTGGTATGGATACAGTGAAGGACTTTCCTCCCATTAGAGTATTTGGGACTATTGGCTTCATTGTAGCTATGTGGATTGTGGATATTGCAGGTTTTAAGATGAGTAACATACAGTTATATGTTGCGGCGATCTTTAGCTTTGCATTAGCTCTGTATATGCTGACTTTCAAACCGTCTCCAATTGTAAAGACTATTTCATCAGGAAAGCGCACCATGATGGAGAAGTTGGGCCTTCAGGCTTTTTCTTTGTTTAAGAAGAGACACATGGCTATCTTCTTTATTTTCTGTTTCCTTCTTGGTATCTGTCTTCAGATCACAAATACTTATGCTAATGATTATCTGACCAATTATTTTGGTCGTATTCCAGAGTATGCCAATTCTTTTGGTGTCAAGTATTCAGGGGTTTTGATCTCAATTTCTCAGATATCAGAGGCTTTGTGTATCTTACTTATACCATTTTTCCTTAAGCGTTTTGGAATTAAGACCGTGATGCTGATTAGTTTTTTAGCATGGGTTATTCGTTTTGGCTTATTAGGTGCCGGAAATCCTGGAGATGGACTTTGGATGCTTGTCATCTCAATGTTGGTTTATGGTGTGGCATTTGACTTTTTCAATGTCTCTGGGGCGTTATATGTAGATAAAAGTGCTCCTGTAGAATTGAGAAATAGTGCACAGGGTGTATTCTTAATGATGACCAATGGACTTGGCTCCTTCTTTGGTCCTTTACTAGCCAGTCGAGTAGTGGATCATTATAATAGTATAGGGCAGTATCCGATGGCATGGTATGTCTTTGCTGGATATGCGTTTGTCATTATGGTAGCGTTTTATTTTTTATTTCATGAGAAAAAGGAGGTAGCGAATGTATGA
- a CDS encoding nitroreductase family protein yields MYDIIDFLKSRRSVREFDQSRAIPEDIIQRILEAGVIAPSAKNSQPWHFYILESEESRDNIRKCYTKEWFQHVPVYIMIVGDEAASWTYADKLANTVYTDGAIATTHMMLEAWSLGVGSTWVCDFDRVKCCELFGLELEVNTPLNILALGYPKDDPRKLPLRRKDFNQIVSKL; encoded by the coding sequence ATGTATGATATTATAGACTTTCTGAAAAGTCGTAGAAGCGTAAGAGAATTTGATCAAAGTCGTGCTATCCCTGAGGACATCATTCAGAGGATATTAGAGGCGGGCGTAATAGCTCCTTCGGCAAAGAATAGTCAGCCATGGCACTTTTATATCTTGGAGAGTGAGGAGTCTAGAGATAATATCAGAAAGTGCTATACTAAGGAGTGGTTTCAGCATGTGCCTGTATATATCATGATTGTAGGCGATGAAGCTGCTAGCTGGACTTATGCTGATAAGCTGGCTAACACCGTATATACTGATGGTGCCATTGCTACAACTCATATGATGCTTGAGGCGTGGTCATTAGGCGTGGGGAGTACATGGGTGTGTGATTTTGACAGAGTGAAGTGTTGCGAACTTTTTGGACTAGAACTGGAGGTGAATACTCCACTCAATATTTTAGCCTTGGGTTACCCAAAAGACGATCCGAGAAAGCTTCCGCTTAGGCGTAAAGATTTCAATCAAATCGTTTCAAAATTATAA
- a CDS encoding DUF4954 family protein has product MRKLLVDEIKQLEKNHCKAEDWERIKVAEGFTPDSCYAVSFAGDCTIGDLSGVKYNEYGVAINNGISHAYLNNCNVGNHTCIKDVNNFISNYDIGDGCTIINVNTIAMKGESSFGIGTEVAVLNETGGMEVPLSRNLSASIAYMLTLMGQDTELRSKIYDLVDKEVTEVRSSRGTIGNNVTIKNTDTIINAWIGDCASIESATLLENCTLCSKKNDPIYVGYSVQGRNFVASEGTSLKGGSIVGRCFIGQATVLDHLYSAHDSLFFANCHLENGEACAVFAGPFTVSNHKSSLLIAAHFSFLNAGSGSNQSNHLYKLGPIHRGVVERGSKTSSDSYVLWPSRIGAFNLVMGRHVDNVDTTDFPFSYMIENDNKTFLVPGRNLLSVGTMRDAKKWPARNKRPEDNKLDCVNYNLLSPFTVGKMEVAYKKLKGLYDYLGGHDHVYAYNNLFFRPTSLKKGLQTYCWGIEKFIGNSLITRIYNKFGTGEIPSVDVLRNALLPDQDLGDCEWIDMSGMIAPSTLVSAIIDDIKSGKLDSMVKVNRAIRSLHERYYDLEWDWCFYLMCRWYDLKGVEDLTIDTVMRILNDWNDAVRAIDKALYDDARKEYNIIGRVNLGIALDSNDESHDNQDYADAVLEGFEDNDIVQSVKDHVDKKDKLYKRVKKQLKPLLSK; this is encoded by the coding sequence ATGAGAAAGTTATTAGTTGATGAGATAAAGCAGTTGGAGAAAAATCATTGTAAAGCTGAAGATTGGGAACGGATAAAAGTGGCTGAAGGTTTTACACCAGACTCATGTTATGCTGTTAGTTTTGCTGGAGATTGTACAATAGGTGATTTAAGCGGAGTTAAGTATAACGAATATGGAGTCGCGATAAACAATGGTATAAGTCATGCTTACTTGAATAATTGTAATGTTGGTAATCATACGTGTATCAAAGATGTAAATAATTTTATTTCCAATTATGATATTGGCGATGGATGTACTATTATCAATGTAAATACGATTGCGATGAAGGGAGAGAGTTCCTTCGGTATTGGCACTGAAGTGGCGGTGCTTAATGAAACCGGTGGTATGGAGGTACCTCTTTCTAGAAATCTAAGTGCCTCTATAGCCTATATGCTGACTTTGATGGGGCAGGATACAGAATTGAGAAGTAAGATTTATGACTTGGTGGATAAAGAGGTTACTGAAGTCAGATCTTCAAGAGGGACGATCGGGAATAATGTGACGATAAAAAATACAGATACTATTATTAACGCATGGATAGGTGACTGTGCATCCATAGAGAGTGCAACACTCCTAGAGAACTGTACCCTTTGTTCAAAGAAGAATGATCCGATATATGTAGGATATAGTGTCCAAGGTCGGAATTTTGTGGCTTCTGAAGGGACTTCATTGAAGGGTGGGTCAATTGTAGGACGTTGTTTTATCGGCCAGGCTACGGTATTAGACCATTTGTATTCTGCTCATGACTCTCTGTTCTTTGCGAACTGTCATTTGGAGAATGGTGAGGCTTGTGCTGTCTTTGCTGGACCATTCACAGTATCCAATCATAAGAGTAGTTTGTTGATCGCAGCACACTTCTCATTCCTTAATGCGGGTTCGGGGTCGAATCAGAGTAATCACCTTTATAAACTTGGTCCAATTCATAGAGGAGTAGTTGAGAGGGGTAGTAAGACTAGTTCGGACTCGTATGTACTATGGCCATCTAGAATTGGAGCTTTCAACTTAGTAATGGGAAGGCATGTTGATAATGTGGATACTACTGATTTCCCTTTCAGCTACATGATTGAGAATGACAATAAGACATTTTTGGTACCCGGTCGAAACCTATTGAGTGTCGGAACAATGCGTGATGCAAAGAAATGGCCAGCTCGTAATAAACGTCCAGAAGATAATAAGTTAGACTGTGTGAATTATAATTTGTTATCTCCTTTTACAGTAGGTAAGATGGAAGTAGCATACAAAAAGTTGAAAGGGTTATATGACTATTTAGGTGGTCATGATCATGTCTATGCTTACAATAACCTATTTTTTAGACCCACAAGTTTGAAAAAAGGGTTGCAAACCTATTGCTGGGGTATTGAGAAGTTTATCGGAAATTCATTGATTACGAGGATTTACAATAAGTTTGGAACTGGAGAAATCCCTAGTGTGGACGTTTTAAGAAATGCTCTTCTACCTGATCAAGATTTAGGAGATTGTGAGTGGATAGATATGAGCGGCATGATCGCTCCCTCTACGCTTGTCAGTGCTATCATAGATGATATTAAATCGGGTAAGCTCGATTCTATGGTCAAAGTTAATAGAGCTATTAGATCTCTTCATGAAAGATATTATGATTTGGAGTGGGATTGGTGTTTTTATCTCATGTGTAGATGGTATGATTTAAAGGGTGTAGAGGATCTTACCATCGACACTGTTATGCGTATTCTCAATGACTGGAATGATGCAGTACGTGCCATAGATAAGGCCCTATACGATGATGCTCGGAAAGAGTATAATATTATCGGAAGAGTTAATTTGGGAATAGCACTTGATTCTAATGATGAGTCGCATGATAATCAGGATTATGCTGATGCTGTGCTTGAAGGTTTCGAAGATAATGATATCGTACAGTCTGTTAAGGATCATGTGGATAAGAAGGATAAACTATATAAGAGAGTGAAAAAGCAGTTAAAGCCATTACTTTCAAAGTGA
- the ppdK gene encoding pyruvate, phosphate dikinase: MSKKRVYFFGDGHAEGRADMRMLLGGKGANLAEMNLIGIPVPAGFTITTEVCHEYYELGEEKLIETLRPEVEANIEKIEKLMGAKFGSVDNPLLISVRSGAPASMPGMMDTILNLGLNEKAVEGLAKKSNNPRFAWDSYRRFVQMYGDVVLGMKPTDKKEIDPFEQIIQDVKKENNVELDTELTVDNLKDLVKRFKAAVLEQTGHAFPDDVYDQLWGAVGAVFGSWMNERAIIYRRMENIPEEWGTAVNVQAMVYGNMGETSATGVCFSRNSATGENLFNGEYLINAQGEDVVAGIRTPREITKIGSQRWAKMANVSEEYRAKEMPSLEEAMPEIYNELNDLQHKLENHYKDMQDMEFTVQDGKLWFLQTRNGKRTGKAMVKIAMDLLAEGKITEEQALMRVEPNKLDELLHPVFDPKAEKDAVEISRGLPASPGAAYGKICFFAEDAAKLFANGEKVILVRNETSPEDLAGMQVAEGILTARGGMTSHAAVVARGMGKCCVSGAGALQINYKEGTVTVDGKVFNEGDYISLNGSTGVIYEGKITTEAAKLDPDFQKLMELSDKNSRMKVRTNADSPHDAQVAVDFGATGIGLCRTEHMFFEGEKIIAMRRMILAENEEGRREALSRLLPLQQKDFEGIFRAMNGFPVTVRLLDPPLHEFVPHDDKGQEDMAKDMGVSLDIIKHRIENLQEVNPMLGHRGCRLGNTYPEITEMQTRAILGACLELKKDGIISKPEIMVPLIGTPKEFEIQERVIRETAEKLFEEMGDRIAFKVGTMIEIPRATLVADEIAKKAEFFSFGTNDLTQMTFGYSRDDIAKFLPIYIEKKILEVDPFQVLDQEGVGQLVALGVERGRSTNPSLKCGICGEHGGEPSSVKFCHKTGLDYVSCSPFRVPIARLAAAQAAIAEKMSK, encoded by the coding sequence ATGTCAAAAAAAAGAGTTTACTTCTTCGGCGATGGACACGCTGAAGGAAGGGCAGACATGCGAATGTTACTAGGTGGCAAAGGTGCCAACCTTGCAGAAATGAATCTTATCGGAATTCCCGTGCCTGCAGGTTTTACAATCACCACTGAGGTTTGTCATGAATATTACGAACTAGGTGAGGAAAAACTTATCGAGACACTACGTCCAGAAGTAGAAGCCAATATTGAAAAGATTGAAAAATTAATGGGTGCTAAGTTTGGGAGTGTGGATAATCCACTTCTCATTTCTGTTCGCTCAGGTGCTCCTGCTTCTATGCCTGGTATGATGGATACTATCCTCAACCTAGGACTAAACGAAAAGGCTGTAGAAGGACTAGCAAAGAAATCAAACAACCCTAGATTTGCTTGGGACTCATACCGCCGCTTTGTTCAGATGTACGGTGATGTAGTACTAGGAATGAAACCTACTGACAAAAAGGAAATTGATCCTTTCGAGCAGATCATTCAAGATGTTAAGAAAGAGAATAATGTAGAGCTTGACACTGAGCTAACTGTAGATAACCTTAAGGATCTTGTAAAGAGATTTAAGGCTGCAGTACTTGAGCAGACAGGTCACGCATTCCCAGATGATGTATATGATCAACTTTGGGGTGCTGTTGGTGCCGTGTTTGGCTCATGGATGAATGAGCGTGCTATCATCTATCGTCGTATGGAAAATATCCCTGAAGAATGGGGTACTGCAGTGAATGTCCAAGCCATGGTTTATGGTAATATGGGTGAAACATCTGCTACAGGGGTTTGCTTCTCACGCAACTCTGCTACAGGAGAAAACCTATTCAATGGTGAGTACCTAATCAATGCTCAAGGTGAAGACGTGGTAGCAGGTATCCGTACACCTAGAGAGATAACAAAGATTGGTTCTCAACGCTGGGCTAAAATGGCAAATGTCTCGGAAGAATACCGTGCTAAAGAAATGCCATCTCTAGAAGAGGCGATGCCAGAAATCTACAATGAGCTAAACGATCTTCAGCACAAACTTGAGAATCACTACAAAGATATGCAGGACATGGAGTTTACTGTCCAAGATGGTAAGCTATGGTTCCTACAAACTCGTAATGGTAAACGTACTGGTAAAGCGATGGTAAAGATCGCAATGGATTTACTAGCTGAAGGTAAGATCACTGAAGAACAAGCATTGATGAGAGTAGAGCCTAATAAGCTTGACGAACTTCTACACCCTGTATTTGATCCTAAGGCAGAAAAGGATGCAGTAGAAATCTCTCGCGGTCTTCCAGCATCTCCAGGTGCAGCTTATGGTAAGATCTGCTTCTTCGCTGAAGATGCAGCTAAGCTATTTGCTAATGGTGAAAAAGTAATCCTTGTTCGTAATGAAACATCTCCAGAAGACCTAGCCGGAATGCAGGTTGCTGAAGGTATCCTTACTGCACGTGGTGGTATGACTTCTCACGCAGCTGTAGTAGCTCGTGGTATGGGTAAATGCTGTGTATCTGGTGCTGGTGCTCTTCAGATAAACTATAAGGAAGGGACAGTAACCGTAGATGGTAAAGTGTTCAATGAAGGAGATTACATCTCACTTAATGGCTCTACTGGTGTTATCTATGAAGGTAAGATTACGACAGAAGCAGCCAAGTTAGACCCTGACTTCCAAAAGCTAATGGAGCTTTCTGATAAGAACTCTCGTATGAAAGTTAGAACTAATGCAGACTCTCCTCATGATGCTCAGGTAGCGGTTGACTTTGGTGCGACAGGTATTGGTCTTTGCCGTACTGAGCATATGTTCTTTGAAGGTGAGAAAATCATTGCTATGCGTAGAATGATTCTTGCAGAGAATGAAGAAGGCCGCCGTGAGGCATTATCTCGTCTGCTTCCTCTTCAGCAAAAGGACTTTGAAGGTATCTTCCGTGCTATGAATGGCTTCCCAGTTACTGTTCGACTACTGGATCCACCTCTACACGAATTCGTACCTCATGACGATAAGGGTCAGGAAGATATGGCTAAGGATATGGGCGTATCTCTTGATATTATCAAGCACCGAATCGAAAACCTTCAGGAAGTTAACCCAATGTTAGGTCACCGTGGTTGTCGTCTTGGTAATACATACCCTGAAATCACAGAGATGCAAACTCGTGCAATCCTAGGTGCATGTCTAGAGCTTAAGAAAGATGGCATTATCTCAAAGCCTGAAATCATGGTTCCTTTGATCGGAACTCCTAAGGAGTTTGAGATCCAAGAGAGGGTAATCCGTGAAACAGCTGAGAAGCTATTCGAAGAAATGGGCGATCGTATTGCCTTCAAGGTTGGTACCATGATTGAGATCCCACGTGCTACATTAGTAGCTGATGAGATTGCTAAGAAAGCTGAGTTCTTTAGCTTCGGTACAAACGACCTGACTCAAATGACCTTTGGATACTCTCGTGATGACATCGCTAAGTTCCTACCAATCTATATTGAGAAGAAGATTCTAGAGGTTGACCCATTCCAAGTACTAGATCAAGAAGGTGTTGGTCAATTAGTAGCACTTGGTGTAGAAAGAGGTCGCTCTACTAACCCATCATTGAAGTGTGGTATCTGTGGAGAACATGGTGGAGAGCCAAGTAGCGTGAAGTTCTGTCACAAGACAGGCCTTGATTACGTGTCATGCTCACCATTCCGTGTGCCTATCGCACGTCTAGCTGCTGCACAAGCTGCTATCGCTGAGAAGATGAGTAAGTAA